One part of the Lotus japonicus ecotype B-129 chromosome 2, LjGifu_v1.2 genome encodes these proteins:
- the LOC130736466 gene encoding uncharacterized protein LOC130736466, with the protein MVSEEEDDSGDEILIKKTPTSVTKAPRSVSKKDAERRSKKKKDPMNKTPKMYKRSQVQIPEKKKKKEKKIEPSPGRRRKHVSDSDSEPDVRQDVPDNVSFHFPDSAQRWKYVVQRRLAIERELHADALELKEIMDLLVNAGLMKTVKDIGRCFTHLVREFIVNIPTDCDDESSSEYRKVYVRGKCVHFSPEVVNEFMGRRPVAGLDEEPELNRVAKTLTGKMVKKWPKKGLLPSWKLTTKYVVLFKIGCANWMSTNHLSGVTPPLARMLYLIGTSGEFDFGKLVFYQTLKLASSYAVRLPILFPCLMSELIVKQHPHVVRPDEPQGKKPMSLKFDYRLFVGTHVPDIMLSAAKGPASISGTQACGTSKDDILAELRAVSKSLDATIQASKIRKKSVDKLIQVLSQAPAAAEEGNSEDIAENVEDDSTAHEEEEAQYETVGEEEDASEQDNEETGAEEAEDVTSSIVLALVAPLFNFFWMYLSPV; encoded by the coding sequence AtggtttcagaagaagaagacgacTCTGGTGATGAAATACTAATCAAGAAGACTCCAACTTCTGTGACCAAGGCACCCAGATCTGTAAGCAAGAAGGATGCAGAGAGGagaagcaagaagaagaaggatccAATGAACAAGACACCCAAGATGTACAAAAGATCTCAGGTACAAATtcctgagaagaagaaaaagaaagaaaagaagattgAACCCTCtccaggaagaagaagaaagcatgTATCAGATTCTGATTCTGAGCCAGATGTCAGACAAGATGTTCCTGACAATGTGTCCTTTCATTTTCCAGACTCTGCTCAGAGATGGAAATATGTGGTTCAAAGGAGGCTTGCTATTGAAAGGGAACTTCATGCAGATGCCTTGGAACTCAAGGAAATTATGGATTTGTTGGTTAATGCAGGTTTGATGAAGACTGTCAAGGACATTGGCAGATGCTTCACTCATCTGGTTAGGGAGTTCATTGTGAACATCCCTACTGACTGTGATGATGAGAGCAGTTCTGAGTATAGGAAGGTATATGTCAGAGGAAAGTGTGTACATTTCTCTCCTGAAGTTGTGAATGAGTTTATGGGAAGAAGACCAGTGGCTGGACTTGATGAAGAACCTGAATTGAATAGGGTTGCTAAGACCCTGACTGGGAAGATGGTCAAGAAGTGGCCAAAGAAAGGATTGCTCCCATCTTGGAAATTGACTACAAAGTATGTTGTTCTTTTCAAGATTGGCTGTGCAAATTGGATGTCCACCAATCATCTCTCTGGTGTAACCCCTCCCCTTGCAAGAATGCTATATCTTATTGGTACTAGTGGTGAATTTGACTTTGGCAAGCTTGTTTTTTATCAGACTCTGAAGCTTGCAAGCTCTTATGCTGTGAGACTGCCTATTCTATTTCCATGCCTTATGTCTGAACTCATAGTCAAACAACATCCTCATGTTGTGAGGCCTGATGAACCTCAAGGTAAGAAACCTATGTCTCTCAAGTTTGATTATCGCTTGTTTGTTGGGACACATGTTCCAGACATTATGCTATCTGCTGCAAAGGGTCCTGCCAGTATCAGTGGTACTCAAGCATGTGGTACAAGCAAGGATGACATCTTGGCTGAATTGAGGGCTGTTTCCAAATCCTTGGATGCTACTATTCAGGCTTCCAAGATCAGGAAGAAGAGTGTGGACAAGCTCATCCAGGTCTTATCCCAGGCTCCTGCTGCTGCTGAGGAAGGGAACAGTGAAGACATTGCTGAGAATGTTGAGGATGACTCAACTGCTCATGAGGAAGAAGAGGCTCAGTATGAAACTGTAGGCGAAGAAGAGGATGCATCTGAACAGGATAATGAGGAGACTGGTGCAGAAGAGGCGGAGGATGTCACTAGCTCCATAGTTCTAGCCCTCGTAGCACCtctctttaatttcttttggATGTATTTGAGCCCTGTGTGA